From the genome of Streptomyces sp. V1I1, one region includes:
- the mgt gene encoding macrolide-inactivating glycosyltransferase, whose translation MTEPQRAHIAMFSIAAPGHVNPSIEVIRELVARGHRLSYAIPASYADKVAATGAEPVIYTSTLPTEDEPELWGTELIDNIGPFLNDAIQVLPQLAAAFEGDEPDLVIHDITSYPAVVLAHRWGVPAISLSPNLVAWEGYEEEVAGPMFAELKASERGQAYYARFCAWLAENGIDTHPDPFVGRPARSIVLIPKALQPHADRVDESVYSFVGACQGDLKEQGEWQRPAGADKVLLVSLGSAFTKQPAFYRECVKAFGDLPGWHVVLQIGRYVDESELGEVPANVEVHRWVPQLAILRQADAFITHAGAGGSQEGLATATPMVAVPQAVDQFGNADMLVGLGVACRLDSETATADELREAVLGLTGDPEVARKLKEIGVGMASEGGTMRAADLIEAELGDRQG comes from the coding sequence ATGACCGAACCCCAGCGTGCCCATATCGCCATGTTCTCCATCGCCGCTCCAGGGCATGTGAACCCCAGCATCGAGGTCATCCGGGAGCTCGTCGCCCGCGGGCACCGCCTCAGTTACGCGATCCCCGCGTCCTATGCCGACAAGGTCGCCGCGACCGGCGCCGAGCCGGTGATCTACACCTCCACGCTCCCCACGGAGGACGAACCGGAACTGTGGGGTACGGAACTGATCGACAACATCGGGCCGTTCCTGAACGACGCGATCCAGGTGCTGCCGCAGCTGGCGGCGGCGTTCGAGGGGGACGAGCCGGATCTGGTCATCCATGACATCACCTCGTATCCGGCGGTCGTCCTCGCCCACCGGTGGGGCGTACCCGCGATCTCGCTCTCGCCGAACCTCGTTGCCTGGGAGGGGTACGAGGAGGAGGTGGCAGGGCCGATGTTCGCGGAGCTGAAGGCATCCGAGCGGGGCCAGGCGTACTACGCGCGCTTTTGCGCCTGGCTCGCCGAGAACGGCATCGACACCCATCCCGACCCCTTCGTCGGCCGGCCCGCGCGGTCGATCGTGCTGATCCCGAAGGCGCTTCAGCCGCACGCCGACCGGGTCGACGAGTCCGTCTACTCCTTCGTCGGCGCGTGCCAGGGCGACCTGAAGGAACAGGGGGAGTGGCAGCGACCGGCCGGTGCGGACAAGGTACTGCTGGTCTCGCTCGGCTCGGCCTTCACCAAACAACCCGCCTTCTACCGCGAGTGCGTGAAGGCGTTCGGCGATCTGCCGGGCTGGCATGTGGTGCTGCAGATCGGCCGGTACGTCGACGAGTCGGAGCTGGGTGAGGTTCCGGCCAATGTCGAGGTGCACCGATGGGTGCCGCAACTGGCGATCCTGCGCCAGGCGGACGCCTTCATCACCCACGCGGGCGCGGGCGGCAGCCAGGAGGGCCTGGCGACGGCCACCCCGATGGTCGCGGTCCCACAGGCGGTCGACCAGTTCGGCAACGCCGACATGCTCGTCGGCCTGGGCGTGGCCTGTCGGCTCGACTCGGAGACGGCGACGGCGGATGAGCTGCGGGAGGCGGTGCTGGGGCTGACGGGAGATCCCGAAGTGGCGCGGAAACTGAAGGAGATCGGCGTCGGGATGGCGTCGGAGGGGGGCACGATGCGTGCGGCGGACCTGATCGAGGCGGAGCTCGGCGACCGGCAGGGCTGA
- a CDS encoding DsbA family protein, with the protein MTTEKNNIAVDFWFDPACPFAWITSRWMLEVERQRDIALNFRPMSLYLHNIGNELPQWYRELVDKSIGPVRVAVAAAEQHGDTILRGLYTAFGTRIHERKTEDFDEVIAQSLAELGLPASLAKAAHDESYDEAVRRSHDAGKDPAADAYVGTPTIHVDGTVWFGPVLNSVPRGEEAARLFDSFRVIAGHRDFFELKRTRTGSLNFD; encoded by the coding sequence ATGACCACTGAGAAGAACAACATCGCAGTCGATTTCTGGTTCGACCCCGCCTGCCCTTTCGCCTGGATTACCTCTCGCTGGATGCTGGAGGTCGAGCGGCAGCGCGACATCGCGCTGAACTTCCGGCCGATGAGTCTGTATCTGCACAACATCGGCAATGAACTGCCTCAGTGGTACCGAGAGTTGGTCGACAAGTCGATCGGTCCCGTACGGGTGGCGGTCGCCGCGGCCGAGCAGCACGGCGACACGATCCTGCGCGGCCTCTACACCGCCTTCGGCACCCGCATCCACGAGCGCAAGACCGAGGACTTCGACGAGGTGATCGCCCAGTCCCTGGCCGAACTCGGCCTGCCCGCGTCGCTCGCCAAGGCGGCGCACGACGAGTCGTACGACGAAGCGGTGCGCCGCAGCCACGACGCGGGCAAGGACCCGGCGGCCGACGCCTATGTCGGCACGCCCACCATCCATGTCGACGGCACGGTCTGGTTCGGCCCGGTGCTCAACTCCGTCCCGCGTGGCGAGGAGGCGGCGCGGCTCTTCGACAGCTTCCGGGTCATCGCCGGACACCGGGACTTCTTCGAGCTGAAGCGCACCCGCACCGGCAGCCTGAACTTTGACTGA
- a CDS encoding DUF1697 domain-containing protein → MTTRYAALLRGINVGGHKKVPMAQLRELLTELGHGDVATYLQSGNAVFTSDSDDENAICAALERAIAKRFGFGVDCLVRSGPYLRAVAEACPFPAASLEGKQLHVIYFSEPVGPERLASIDAAAYLPEEFRLGDRALYLYAPNGLGRSKLAEALGKPSLFRGTVATSRNWNTVVKLAELTRE, encoded by the coding sequence ATGACCACGAGGTATGCGGCACTCCTGCGCGGAATCAACGTGGGCGGGCACAAGAAGGTGCCGATGGCCCAACTCCGCGAACTGCTCACGGAACTGGGCCACGGCGACGTCGCCACGTATCTACAGAGTGGCAATGCCGTCTTCACCAGCGACTCGGACGACGAGAACGCCATCTGTGCCGCGTTGGAACGGGCCATCGCGAAGCGCTTCGGCTTCGGCGTCGACTGCCTGGTGCGCAGCGGTCCGTATCTGCGCGCGGTGGCCGAGGCGTGCCCCTTTCCCGCCGCGTCGCTGGAGGGCAAGCAGCTGCACGTCATCTACTTCTCGGAGCCGGTCGGCCCCGAGCGGCTCGCGTCGATCGACGCGGCGGCGTATCTGCCGGAGGAGTTCCGGCTCGGTGACCGGGCGCTGTATCTGTACGCGCCGAACGGCCTCGGCCGCTCCAAACTCGCCGAAGCGCTCGGAAAGCCGAGCCTGTTCAGGGGCACCGTCGCCACCAGCCGCAACTGGAACACCGTCGTCAAACTGGCGGAGCTGACGCGTGAGTGA
- a CDS encoding ABC transporter substrate-binding protein, which produces MRARLLTALTAALALLLTGCTDGDGSGADGKITLRFQSLAWQKESVDANKELVKEWNASHPDIQVQYVQGSWDSVHDQLLTSFEGGEAPDIIHDASDDLADFAYGGYLADLSELLPERLKADIPQRSWQTATFGKGIYGVPFLQEPRVLFANKKILDSSGIRVPTAGKPWSWEEFRQVTKALTEKMGPGKYGVAWPLKEPVSLTLNLGLSAGGQLFHRGDDGKVTIRFTDGDGVVPGTVHDQVNADKSASRSTLGMGGSDTLPGFFGGKYAMVPLGFSYRQQIVQQAPEGFEWTVLPAPAGPDGPAQGVSPQTLSVAEDSPYKKEAAQFIDFMLGPQNMVRLAKGDWMLPTGTQALADPSLHTEKDGWATGAALARDLRSAPAQSVRGYPEWKDKVATPALQEYYSGAIDADELEKRLVKDGNLVLARYQR; this is translated from the coding sequence GCTCCGGCGCCGACGGGAAGATCACGCTCCGCTTCCAGTCCCTGGCCTGGCAGAAGGAGTCCGTCGACGCCAACAAGGAGCTGGTGAAGGAGTGGAACGCGAGCCACCCCGACATCCAGGTCCAGTACGTCCAGGGCAGCTGGGACAGCGTCCATGACCAGCTGCTGACCTCCTTCGAGGGCGGCGAGGCGCCGGACATCATCCATGACGCCTCCGACGACCTCGCCGACTTCGCGTACGGCGGCTATCTCGCCGATCTGAGCGAGCTGCTGCCCGAGCGCCTCAAGGCCGACATCCCGCAGCGGAGTTGGCAGACGGCGACCTTCGGCAAGGGGATCTACGGCGTTCCCTTCCTGCAGGAGCCGCGCGTCCTGTTCGCCAACAAGAAGATCCTCGACTCCTCCGGGATCCGCGTCCCGACCGCCGGGAAACCCTGGAGCTGGGAGGAGTTCCGGCAGGTCACCAAGGCTCTGACGGAGAAGATGGGACCGGGGAAGTACGGCGTCGCCTGGCCGCTCAAGGAGCCGGTCTCTCTCACCCTCAATCTCGGTCTGTCGGCAGGCGGTCAGCTCTTCCACCGCGGCGACGACGGCAAGGTCACGATCAGATTCACGGACGGCGACGGGGTGGTGCCCGGCACCGTCCACGACCAGGTCAACGCCGACAAGAGCGCGTCGCGCAGCACCCTTGGCATGGGCGGTTCGGACACCCTGCCCGGCTTCTTCGGCGGCAAGTACGCGATGGTCCCGCTCGGCTTCTCGTACCGGCAGCAGATTGTGCAGCAGGCGCCCGAGGGCTTCGAATGGACGGTGCTGCCCGCCCCGGCCGGACCCGATGGCCCGGCCCAGGGAGTAAGCCCGCAGACTCTCTCGGTCGCCGAGGACAGTCCGTACAAGAAGGAGGCGGCGCAGTTCATCGACTTCATGCTGGGTCCGCAGAACATGGTGCGGCTGGCGAAGGGCGACTGGATGCTGCCGACCGGTACGCAGGCGCTGGCCGACCCGTCGCTGCACACCGAGAAGGACGGCTGGGCCACCGGCGCGGCGCTCGCGCGGGATCTGCGGTCCGCGCCCGCGCAGTCGGTGCGCGGCTATCCGGAGTGGAAGGACAAGGTGGCGACGCCGGCGCTGCAGGAGTACTACAGCGGCGCGATCGACGCCGATGAGCTGGAGAAACGGCTGGTGAAGGACGGGAATCTGGTGCTGGCCCGCTATCAGCGCTAG
- a CDS encoding sirohydrochlorin chelatase, which translates to MRSPVLLVIAHGSRDPRHAATVHALVERARSLRPGLRVETGFLDFNAPAVPRVLERLAAEGVEDVVALPLLLTRAFHAKADIPAVLHEASARLPRLRIRQAEVLGPSPLLLSALERRLYEAGLDPSRKRSTGLVLASAGSTDPEAIAVIAEIARELRHTGWCAVRPAFASASLPRTEDAVGQLRAEGVRRVAVAPYVIAPGRLPDRIAAGAREADVIADVLGAAPELARLLLRRFDEARVEERVAAAG; encoded by the coding sequence ATGCGCAGCCCTGTTCTCCTCGTCATCGCCCACGGCAGCCGCGACCCGCGGCATGCGGCGACCGTGCACGCCCTGGTGGAGCGGGCCAGGTCGCTGCGGCCGGGGCTGCGCGTGGAGACGGGCTTCCTGGACTTCAACGCCCCTGCCGTACCGCGGGTGCTGGAGCGGCTGGCCGCCGAGGGCGTCGAGGATGTGGTCGCGCTGCCGCTGCTGCTGACCCGCGCCTTCCACGCCAAGGCCGACATCCCCGCCGTACTGCACGAGGCGTCGGCGCGCCTGCCGCGCCTGCGGATCCGCCAGGCCGAGGTCCTCGGCCCGTCGCCGCTGCTGCTGTCCGCCCTGGAGCGACGGCTGTACGAGGCGGGGCTCGACCCGTCCCGTAAGCGCTCGACCGGCCTGGTGCTGGCCTCGGCGGGCTCCACAGACCCGGAGGCGATCGCAGTGATCGCTGAAATCGCGCGGGAGCTGCGGCACACCGGTTGGTGCGCCGTGCGGCCTGCGTTCGCCTCCGCATCCCTTCCCCGCACCGAGGACGCGGTAGGACAACTGCGGGCCGAGGGCGTCCGCCGGGTGGCGGTGGCTCCGTACGTCATCGCTCCCGGCCGCCTCCCGGACCGTATCGCCGCCGGGGCCCGCGAGGCGGACGTCATCGCCGATGTCCTCGGCGCTGCACCGGAGTTGGCACGGCTGCTGCTGCGGCGCTTCGACGAGGCGCGGGTCGAGGAGCGGGTCGCGGCGGCGGGCTGA
- a CDS encoding MMPL family transporter has protein sequence MGNAGGRPRGIAARAGGWSAQHRWAAVGIWVLFVLLTTVAGSAVGTVELKDSDQLKGETTQASRITEEAGVEEPAGETVLVQAKDDTTKATDPQFRKAVDAVVKAVGGTGEVTAVTSPYDTKSISKDGRSALVQFNVRGDPETASDRIEPVLQAVAKVQDGHKELRIEEIGSASMNKTFDDAFGDDFQQAELSAVPVALGILLIAFGALVAALLPVALAITAIVATMGLMGVVSHLQPMSDSASSVMLLVGLAVGVDYCLFYLRREREERAAGRDRQTAMQIAAATSGRAVIVSGVTVCVAMAGMLFTGIGEFESMGLASLIVVAVAMVGSVTVLPALLSLLGDRVEKGRIPFLNRLKRGADGTGGTGGESRVWTWVLGGVLKRPLVSLLVAAGALVAIALPAVGMKTQNFTLDQEFGDSVPIVATYERINEAFPGGADPAEVIVKADDINAAPVRQAIAEFRKQAVSSGASRGPVEVVTHDAQNLAFVYVPLVGGSDQDKAEKSLAILRNDVRPATLGQIDGLEAPISGQVAGSKDFNDQLGGAVAPVFAFVVVFAFVLMLLSFRSLTIAITSIVLNLLSVGAAYGILTAVFQHGWGASAFGAEGVGAIIAWLPLFLFVILFGLSMDYHVFVVSRIREAKMQGRDTRDAITHGVVTTAGVVTSAAVIMVAVFAIFGTLSMQSMKQMGVGLAAAVLIDATIIRGVLLPAIMALLGERNWYFPKWLRWLPDLTHDEPAVGPASVAAARHDDDRPDRVRV, from the coding sequence ATGGGAAACGCAGGAGGAAGACCGCGCGGAATCGCCGCGCGGGCCGGCGGCTGGAGTGCGCAGCACCGCTGGGCTGCCGTGGGAATCTGGGTGTTGTTCGTCCTTCTCACCACGGTTGCCGGTTCGGCCGTGGGCACGGTGGAGCTCAAGGACAGCGATCAGCTGAAGGGTGAGACGACCCAGGCGTCGCGGATCACGGAGGAGGCGGGCGTCGAGGAGCCGGCCGGCGAGACCGTGCTCGTCCAGGCCAAGGACGACACAACGAAGGCGACCGACCCTCAGTTCCGCAAGGCCGTCGACGCGGTGGTGAAGGCGGTCGGCGGCACCGGTGAAGTAACCGCGGTGACTTCTCCGTACGACACCAAGAGCATTTCCAAGGACGGGCGCAGTGCGCTCGTCCAATTCAATGTGCGCGGTGATCCAGAAACGGCGAGCGACCGGATCGAGCCGGTTCTGCAGGCCGTTGCCAAGGTCCAGGACGGGCACAAGGAGCTGCGGATCGAGGAGATCGGCAGCGCCAGCATGAACAAGACCTTCGACGACGCTTTCGGTGACGACTTCCAGCAGGCGGAGCTCTCGGCGGTGCCGGTCGCGCTCGGCATTCTGCTGATCGCCTTCGGCGCCCTGGTGGCTGCGCTGCTGCCGGTAGCTCTGGCGATCACCGCGATCGTGGCCACGATGGGACTGATGGGTGTCGTCAGCCATCTCCAGCCGATGAGCGATTCAGCAAGCTCTGTGATGCTGCTGGTGGGTCTGGCGGTCGGCGTCGACTACTGCCTCTTCTATCTGCGGCGTGAGCGCGAGGAGCGGGCCGCGGGGCGCGACCGGCAGACAGCGATGCAGATCGCCGCGGCGACCAGCGGGCGGGCCGTCATCGTCTCCGGCGTGACGGTGTGCGTGGCCATGGCCGGCATGCTCTTCACCGGGATCGGCGAGTTCGAGTCGATGGGCCTGGCCTCGCTGATCGTGGTGGCCGTGGCGATGGTCGGCTCGGTGACGGTGCTGCCGGCGCTGCTCTCGCTGCTCGGTGACCGGGTCGAGAAGGGCCGCATCCCCTTCCTCAACCGCTTGAAGCGCGGCGCCGACGGCACCGGCGGCACCGGCGGCGAGAGCCGCGTATGGACCTGGGTGCTCGGCGGCGTACTGAAGCGGCCCCTGGTGTCGCTGCTCGTCGCGGCGGGCGCGCTGGTGGCGATCGCGCTGCCCGCGGTCGGCATGAAGACCCAGAACTTCACGCTGGACCAGGAGTTCGGCGACTCGGTGCCGATCGTGGCGACGTACGAGCGGATCAACGAGGCGTTCCCCGGCGGGGCGGATCCCGCGGAGGTCATCGTCAAGGCGGACGACATCAACGCGGCGCCGGTACGGCAGGCGATCGCCGAATTCCGTAAGCAGGCGGTGAGTTCGGGCGCGTCCCGTGGCCCGGTCGAGGTCGTGACGCACGACGCGCAGAACCTCGCGTTCGTATACGTACCCCTGGTGGGCGGCTCCGACCAGGACAAGGCCGAGAAGAGCCTGGCCATCCTGCGCAACGACGTCCGGCCTGCCACCCTGGGCCAGATAGACGGACTTGAGGCGCCGATCAGCGGTCAGGTCGCGGGGTCGAAGGACTTCAACGACCAGCTCGGTGGGGCGGTGGCGCCGGTCTTCGCCTTCGTGGTGGTGTTCGCCTTCGTGCTGATGCTGCTGTCGTTCCGCTCGCTGACGATCGCGATCACGTCGATCGTGCTCAACCTGCTGTCGGTGGGGGCGGCTTACGGCATCCTGACGGCCGTCTTCCAGCACGGCTGGGGCGCGTCGGCGTTCGGCGCGGAGGGCGTGGGCGCGATCATCGCCTGGCTGCCGCTGTTCCTGTTCGTGATCCTGTTCGGGCTCTCGATGGACTATCACGTGTTCGTGGTGTCGCGGATCCGCGAGGCGAAGATGCAGGGGCGCGACACGCGGGACGCGATCACGCACGGAGTGGTGACGACGGCCGGTGTGGTGACGAGCGCGGCGGTCATCATGGTGGCGGTGTTCGCGATCTTCGGCACGCTGTCGATGCAGTCGATGAAGCAGATGGGCGTGGGTCTTGCGGCGGCGGTCCTGATCGACGCGACGATCATCCGCGGGGTGCTGCTCCCGGCGATCATGGCGCTGCTGGGCGAGCGCAACTGGTACTTCCCGAAGTGGCTGCGGTGGCTGCCGGATCTGACACACGACGAGCCGGCGGTTGGTCCGGCCTCGGTCGCGGCCGCGCGCCACGACGACGACAGGCCGGACCGGGTACGGGTCTAG
- a CDS encoding TIGR03086 family metal-binding protein — protein sequence MDMDSVYPYLTECASEAARIARGVTADQLSAPTPCKEWDVRGLVSHLVLYSSHGLEHRALRKQLPDELTSRDFTADADWAERYAAQLDRAVAAWSDPAVWKGDVDLGFTSMPAPEIAALITKELAVHGWDLAHATGQQCRISDDAAALVLSVVDEHAEVYRQYGGFTDPVPLPDSAPAFERALAGSGRDPRWTP from the coding sequence ATGGACATGGACAGCGTGTACCCCTACCTGACCGAGTGCGCGAGCGAAGCCGCCCGCATCGCCCGCGGCGTCACCGCCGACCAGCTGTCCGCGCCGACGCCCTGCAAGGAGTGGGACGTCCGCGGACTCGTCAGTCATCTCGTGCTCTACTCCTCCCACGGCCTCGAACACCGCGCCCTGCGCAAGCAGCTCCCCGACGAGCTCACCAGTCGCGACTTCACCGCCGACGCCGACTGGGCCGAGCGGTACGCCGCCCAGCTGGACCGCGCCGTCGCCGCCTGGTCCGACCCGGCCGTCTGGAAGGGCGACGTGGACCTGGGCTTCACCTCGATGCCCGCACCCGAGATCGCCGCGCTGATCACCAAGGAACTGGCCGTCCACGGCTGGGACCTGGCCCACGCGACCGGGCAGCAGTGCCGGATCTCCGACGATGCCGCGGCGCTGGTCCTGTCCGTCGTCGACGAGCACGCCGAGGTCTACCGTCAGTACGGCGGCTTCACCGATCCCGTACCGCTGCCGGACTCGGCCCCTGCCTTCGAGCGCGCCCTGGCCGGCTCCGGCCGCGACCCGCGCTGGACGCCCTAG
- a CDS encoding S8 family peptidase: MATHKRASRIKLTAAITAVAAAAGVTVLSTSFAGAATPAQGTIYGANAEGAVAGSYIVLLDKKADKQDLAKEYGGKLQRNYSSAVNGFSASGLSETEAKRLAADPAVDKVVQNKKFSINATQDNPPSWGLDRIDQADTAGDKKYTYPDSAGEGVTAYVIDTGVRISHKDFEGRAAHGFDAVDNDDSADDGNGHGTHVAGTIAGAAHGVAKKSKVVAVRVLDDNGSGTTEQVVAGIDWVTKNHQGPSVANMSLGGGADEALDEAVRKAIASGVTFAVAAGNESTDASQGSPARVKEAITVASSTKDDAQSEFSNFGQIVDIYAPGSDITSAWNDSDEGTKTISGTSMATPHVVGAAAVYLGAHQDATPEQVATALTDGATADKITNPSEGTPNKLLKVVE; this comes from the coding sequence ATGGCAACTCACAAGCGCGCGAGCAGGATCAAGCTCACCGCGGCGATAACCGCCGTGGCTGCCGCAGCAGGAGTGACCGTACTCAGCACGTCCTTCGCCGGAGCGGCGACTCCTGCCCAGGGCACCATCTACGGCGCGAACGCCGAAGGTGCCGTCGCGGGCAGCTACATCGTGCTGCTGGACAAGAAGGCCGACAAGCAGGACCTGGCCAAGGAGTACGGCGGCAAGCTGCAGCGCAACTACAGCTCCGCCGTCAACGGCTTCTCCGCCAGCGGCCTTTCGGAGACCGAGGCCAAGCGCCTCGCCGCCGACCCGGCCGTCGACAAGGTCGTCCAGAACAAGAAGTTCTCGATCAACGCGACTCAGGACAACCCACCGTCCTGGGGTCTGGACCGGATCGACCAGGCCGACACCGCCGGCGACAAGAAGTACACCTACCCGGACAGCGCGGGCGAGGGTGTCACGGCGTACGTCATCGACACCGGAGTCCGCATCTCCCACAAGGACTTCGAGGGTCGCGCGGCCCACGGCTTCGACGCCGTCGACAACGACGACTCCGCCGACGACGGCAACGGCCACGGCACCCATGTCGCCGGCACCATCGCCGGTGCCGCCCACGGCGTCGCCAAGAAGTCGAAGGTCGTCGCCGTCCGCGTCCTCGACGACAACGGCTCAGGCACCACCGAACAGGTCGTCGCGGGCATCGACTGGGTCACCAAGAACCACCAGGGCCCGTCCGTCGCCAACATGAGCCTCGGCGGCGGCGCCGACGAGGCGCTCGACGAGGCCGTCCGCAAGGCGATCGCCTCCGGTGTCACCTTCGCCGTCGCGGCCGGCAACGAGTCCACCGACGCGAGCCAGGGCTCCCCGGCGCGCGTCAAGGAAGCCATCACCGTGGCCTCCTCGACCAAGGACGACGCGCAGTCGGAGTTCTCCAACTTCGGCCAGATCGTGGACATCTACGCCCCGGGCTCGGACATCACCTCGGCGTGGAACGACAGCGACGAGGGTACGAAGACCATCTCCGGCACCTCCATGGCGACGCCGCACGTCGTCGGCGCCGCGGCGGTCTACCTCGGCGCCCACCAGGACGCCACCCCGGAGCAGGTGGCCACGGCGCTGACCGACGGCGCCACGGCCGACAAGATCACCAATCCCAGCGAGGGCACGCCCAACAAGCTGCTGAAGGTCGTCGAGTAA